A genomic stretch from Oscillospiraceae bacterium includes:
- a CDS encoding DUF6514 family protein — MKVSFGSCRMQAETLDGQLQYDIVVDEIKRGDDSVLCEEYGLCVALRSGEVLSKEEIHGLTTSRETIEGLLARLMRHNVTPVSVRDIVEDCLAELTLT; from the coding sequence ATGAAAGTTTCATTTGGAAGCTGCCGCATGCAGGCGGAGACGCTGGACGGTCAATTGCAGTATGACATTGTGGTTGACGAAATCAAAAGGGGCGACGACTCTGTTCTCTGCGAAGAATATGGGTTGTGTGTCGCGTTGCGGTCCGGAGAGGTGCTGTCCAAGGAAGAGATCCACGGACTGACCACCTCACGGGAGACCATTGAAGGGCTGCTCGCGCGGCTGATGCGCCACAATGTCACCCCTGTTTCAGTGCGTGACATTGTGGAAGATTGTCTGGCTGAACTCACTTTGACGTAA
- the pdaA gene encoding delta-lactam-biosynthetic de-N-acetylase: protein MFWVVNGKRVLSVVGAGLILLTAAFWSLSRSGARASVAASGDWGLHFPKEGRPPTGNATADFLAEYGAVFLGDTKQPRLYLTFDAGYENGYTASILDTLKKHGVPAAFFLVGHYVESAPDLVRRMHEEGHIVGNHTYHHPDMSALTDKAAFAEELTALETRYREVTGYELSRFYRPPQGKFSEQNLALAQELGYRTVFWSLAYVDWRQDRQPTREEAFGKLLPRTHNGAIVLLHTTSKTNAEILDELLTKWTEMGYSFGTLDEL, encoded by the coding sequence ATGTTTTGGGTCGTCAACGGAAAACGCGTCCTCTCCGTGGTCGGCGCCGGCCTGATCCTGCTCACGGCGGCCTTCTGGTCTCTGTCGAGAAGCGGCGCGCGCGCGTCGGTCGCCGCGTCCGGCGACTGGGGACTGCACTTCCCCAAAGAGGGCCGCCCCCCGACGGGCAACGCGACCGCCGATTTTTTGGCCGAGTACGGCGCTGTCTTTCTGGGCGATACAAAACAGCCCCGGCTCTACCTCACCTTCGACGCGGGTTATGAAAACGGGTACACGGCATCCATTTTAGACACGCTGAAGAAGCATGGTGTCCCGGCGGCGTTTTTCCTCGTGGGACACTACGTCGAGTCGGCGCCCGACCTGGTGCGGCGGATGCACGAGGAGGGTCACATCGTCGGCAACCACACCTACCACCACCCCGATATGAGCGCCCTCACCGACAAAGCCGCCTTCGCGGAGGAACTCACGGCACTGGAGACGCGCTACCGGGAGGTCACCGGCTACGAACTCTCCCGCTTCTACCGGCCGCCGCAGGGCAAATTCAGCGAACAGAACCTAGCGCTGGCCCAGGAGCTGGGCTATCGGACCGTCTTTTGGAGCCTCGCCTATGTGGACTGGCGCCAGGACCGACAGCCCACGCGCGAGGAGGCCTTTGGCAAGCTGCTGCCGCGCACGCACAACGGTGCCATTGTATTGCTGCACACCACCTCAAAAACCAATGCGGAGATCCTCGACGAACTGCTGACGAAATGGACGGAGATGGGCTACAGTTTCGGCACACTGGATGAATTGTAA